One window from the genome of Amycolatopsis sp. NBC_01480 encodes:
- a CDS encoding sensor histidine kinase, whose product MTTEQQLRPEHPRPNPARTIVYMIVSFVFRLVQFILIVVGAVVGVATVVVWVGFPILLATTGFVRWSGDMERRWAGKMLGSPLTSVERLPLEGQSLTRRWLTRLTDPTTWRDLSYLMIAFPLAVAELPVAIASIVLLPMAIWVTPWLGWLHGNLAMSLLGPNRTKKLEEKAEHLQASRARGVDAAEAERRRIERDLHDGAQQRLVAVAMSLGRAKSKFDNDPEAVRDLINEAHSDAKLAVSELRDLARGIFPAVLGDRGLDAALSAQAAKSPIPVDVHVDVEPRPPAAVETTAYFIVGETLTNIAKHSGATEAIVKVWRSDTRVIVEITDNGHGGAEVRPGGGLAGLADRAATIDGVITVVSPVGGPTVIRADLPCQW is encoded by the coding sequence ATGACCACGGAGCAGCAGCTGCGGCCGGAGCATCCGCGGCCCAATCCGGCCCGCACCATCGTCTACATGATCGTCAGCTTCGTGTTCCGGCTGGTGCAGTTCATCCTGATCGTCGTGGGCGCGGTGGTCGGCGTCGCCACGGTGGTGGTCTGGGTCGGCTTCCCGATCCTGCTCGCCACCACCGGGTTCGTCCGCTGGTCGGGCGACATGGAACGGCGCTGGGCGGGCAAGATGCTGGGCTCGCCGCTGACGTCGGTGGAGCGCCTGCCGCTCGAGGGCCAGTCCCTCACCCGCCGCTGGCTCACCCGGCTCACGGACCCGACGACCTGGCGTGACCTGTCGTACCTGATGATCGCGTTCCCGCTGGCGGTCGCGGAGCTGCCGGTGGCCATCGCGTCCATCGTGCTGCTGCCGATGGCGATCTGGGTGACGCCGTGGCTCGGCTGGCTGCACGGCAACCTCGCGATGTCCCTGCTGGGCCCGAACCGCACGAAGAAGCTGGAAGAGAAGGCCGAGCACCTGCAGGCGTCCCGGGCCCGTGGCGTGGACGCCGCCGAGGCCGAGCGCCGCCGGATCGAGCGCGACCTGCACGACGGCGCGCAGCAGCGGCTGGTGGCCGTCGCGATGAGCCTGGGCCGCGCGAAGTCGAAGTTCGACAACGACCCGGAAGCCGTGCGCGACCTGATCAACGAGGCGCACTCGGACGCCAAGCTGGCCGTCTCGGAGCTGCGCGACCTGGCCCGCGGCATCTTCCCCGCCGTGCTGGGCGACCGCGGCCTCGACGCGGCGCTCTCGGCGCAGGCGGCGAAGTCCCCGATCCCGGTGGACGTGCACGTGGACGTGGAGCCGCGCCCGCCGGCCGCGGTCGAGACCACGGCGTACTTCATCGTCGGCGAGACGCTCACCAACATCGCCAAGCACTCCGGCGCCACCGAGGCGATCGTGAAGGTCTGGCGCAGCGACACGCGCGTCATCGTCGAGATCACCGACAACGGCCACGGCGGCGCGGAGGTGCGCCCCGGCGGCGGCCTGGCCGGGCTGGCCGACCGCGCGGCCACGATCGACGGCGTCATCACGGTGGTGAGTCCCGTCGGGGGTCCGACCGTGATCCGCGCCGACCTGCCGTGCCAGTGGTGA
- a CDS encoding sensor domain-containing protein, translating into MVTASTGRRRNPPLGGGLAFLLLNLPLGIVSFALVVTLFSAGVGTAVVWVGVPLLALLVLLARGAARMERARVFALLDTYVDAPYLPLPPSGRARWVARVKDRATYRDLAYFFLLFPVGLIEFVLVVTFWATSLGLIALPVYYRFLPDGAYFFPSYDVRWIIVDSTVAALPWAALGVLFAALSVALTRGLARLHAGFAVAMLRPTVAQRHRMERSWNEIDGMSTVTG; encoded by the coding sequence ATGGTCACCGCTTCAACCGGGAGGCGCCGGAACCCGCCGTTGGGCGGGGGCCTGGCGTTCCTGCTCCTCAACCTGCCGCTCGGGATCGTGTCGTTCGCGCTGGTCGTCACGCTGTTCTCGGCGGGGGTCGGGACGGCCGTGGTCTGGGTGGGCGTGCCGTTGCTCGCGCTGCTCGTGCTGCTGGCACGCGGCGCGGCCCGGATGGAGCGGGCCCGCGTGTTCGCCCTGCTCGACACCTATGTCGACGCGCCGTACCTGCCGCTGCCGCCGAGCGGGCGCGCTCGCTGGGTGGCCCGGGTGAAGGACCGCGCCACCTACCGCGACCTGGCGTACTTCTTCCTGCTGTTCCCGGTCGGCCTGATCGAGTTCGTGCTGGTCGTGACGTTCTGGGCGACGAGCCTGGGGCTGATCGCGCTGCCGGTGTACTACCGCTTCCTTCCGGACGGCGCCTACTTCTTCCCGAGCTACGATGTGCGCTGGATCATCGTCGACTCGACGGTGGCCGCGCTGCCGTGGGCGGCGCTGGGGGTGCTGTTCGCCGCGTTGTCGGTGGCGCTGACCAGGGGGCTGGCCAGGCTGCACGCCGGCTTCGCCGTGGCCATGCTGCGGCCGACGGTCGCCCAGCGGCACCGCATGGAGCGCTCCTGGAACGAGATCGACGGAATGAGCACGGTGACCGGATGA
- a CDS encoding ESX secretion-associated protein EspG produces MLLDEPVTVPRLAVAKAWEWEQIGPAHPVLGVVDVWVEDDAAERLDELARQALAEPGFYNLRTGRVTGKLRDLLLAIANADDECYGWSTDRRGHDRAMLTVPVGRNAVLATVENDLLTLATIKANHLVHAIVDGLPDFPAADIHEFSVPKTDYEPKTTGYTLDTTTDYTAAEQLRTLMSSPRTASHQLYVAARTGGTRQSSVPLTAVDADDHGRILTYLSPTPTGAHDITCGPGHPRYITATLQNTLTTLRN; encoded by the coding sequence ATGCTGCTCGACGAGCCCGTGACCGTGCCGCGGCTGGCGGTCGCGAAAGCGTGGGAATGGGAGCAGATCGGCCCGGCTCATCCGGTGCTGGGCGTCGTGGACGTCTGGGTCGAAGACGATGCCGCCGAACGCTTGGACGAGCTGGCCAGGCAAGCGCTGGCCGAGCCCGGTTTCTACAACTTACGCACCGGCCGGGTCACCGGAAAGCTCCGCGACCTGTTGTTGGCGATCGCCAACGCCGACGACGAGTGCTACGGCTGGTCCACCGACCGCCGCGGCCACGACCGCGCGATGCTCACAGTCCCGGTCGGCCGCAACGCCGTGCTCGCCACCGTCGAAAACGACCTGCTGACCCTGGCGACGATCAAGGCGAATCACCTGGTCCACGCCATCGTGGACGGTCTACCCGATTTCCCGGCCGCCGACATCCACGAGTTCTCCGTCCCGAAAACCGACTACGAGCCGAAAACGACCGGCTACACCCTCGACACCACAACCGACTACACCGCCGCCGAGCAACTCCGCACCCTGATGTCCTCACCACGAACAGCCAGCCACCAGCTCTACGTCGCCGCTCGCACCGGCGGCACCCGGCAGTCCAGTGTGCCGCTGACCGCCGTGGACGCCGACGACCACGGCCGCATCCTCACCTACCTGAGCCCCACTCCCACCGGCGCCCACGACATCACCTGCGGCCCCGGCCACCCCCGCTACATCACCGCCACCCTGCAAAACACCCTGACCACCCTCCGCAACTAA
- a CDS encoding DUF3558 domain-containing protein yields MLLSACSSDPGHATPSAAPWSSGPGVTPSDPAPPKIASPLPAGALNGDPCQALTPGQVTTLLGVPATGEAQDTGLAHMCHWANLDRGSSISVQFVYAWPDGLRAVYAKKNEGFFKELDPVQGYPVTAYGPEDDRPTGRCSVAVGVADNAAFEADATISRSKVGQADACDSARRISDAVITTLKGGA; encoded by the coding sequence ATGCTGCTGTCCGCATGCTCAAGCGACCCTGGACATGCCACGCCGAGCGCCGCCCCGTGGTCATCCGGGCCAGGAGTCACGCCCTCAGATCCCGCGCCGCCCAAGATAGCGAGCCCCTTGCCGGCAGGAGCCTTGAACGGGGACCCGTGTCAGGCGCTGACCCCCGGCCAGGTCACCACCTTGCTGGGTGTTCCCGCAACCGGCGAAGCCCAGGACACCGGGCTCGCGCACATGTGTCACTGGGCGAACCTCGACCGGGGCTCCTCCATCAGCGTTCAGTTCGTGTACGCGTGGCCGGACGGCCTCCGCGCCGTCTACGCGAAGAAGAACGAAGGGTTCTTCAAGGAGCTGGATCCCGTACAGGGTTATCCGGTGACGGCGTATGGGCCGGAAGACGACCGCCCGACTGGGCGGTGCAGTGTCGCTGTCGGCGTTGCGGACAACGCCGCCTTCGAAGCGGACGCCACCATTTCCCGATCGAAGGTCGGCCAAGCCGACGCCTGCGACTCCGCCCGACGAATCAGCGACGCGGTGATCACCACTTTGAAGGGCGGCGCGTGA
- a CDS encoding PE domain-containing protein encodes MTEQTGAPSRPLGDADFFAPGSQPGGSATPGAAAGFRLSREAMTAELGNLQKLRTRIDAQLDAAVPMWSIISPGQDPASLRNAAASNKSGDFYRGHLVRESTYLSTVINKMRAALGIHETTDQQAGTAVNQAGQGPI; translated from the coding sequence ATGACTGAACAGACAGGGGCGCCGAGCAGACCGCTCGGCGACGCGGACTTCTTCGCCCCCGGCAGCCAGCCCGGAGGCAGTGCGACACCAGGTGCTGCAGCAGGCTTCCGCCTGAGCCGTGAAGCGATGACCGCCGAACTCGGAAACCTTCAAAAGCTGCGGACCCGGATCGATGCCCAACTCGACGCGGCAGTACCCATGTGGAGCATCATCTCCCCAGGGCAGGATCCAGCTTCCCTGCGCAACGCCGCCGCCAGCAACAAGTCCGGCGACTTCTACCGAGGTCACCTCGTCCGGGAAAGCACGTACCTCAGCACTGTCATCAACAAGATGCGAGCGGCGCTCGGCATTCACGAGACGACCGATCAGCAAGCCGGCACCGCCGTCAATCAGGCCGGCCAGGGGCCAATCTGA
- a CDS encoding IclR family transcriptional regulator, translated as MSSSDVPALRSGLAVLRLLAGHAGPVSAAAIARDLHLPRSTTYHLLNELTAAGFVAHLPAERRYGLGIAAFELGSAYLRHDPLERLAGPLLRKLVDRIGHTAHLGVLHGNESLYLIKERPARPETLVTDVGVRLPAHLTASGRAMLRHLPAAHVRALFPSSASFVRRTTRGPDSLAALRRTLAAERRLGWSLEDGHVTAGFASVAAPVFDHGARPMAAISVTLRHLCPDDTPCRETFPTLATEVATTAADLTTRIGGTPA; from the coding sequence TTGAGCAGTTCGGACGTCCCCGCGCTCCGCAGCGGTCTGGCCGTGCTGCGGCTGCTCGCGGGCCACGCGGGCCCGGTCTCGGCCGCCGCCATCGCGCGTGACCTGCACCTGCCCCGCTCGACCACGTACCACCTGCTCAACGAACTGACCGCGGCCGGCTTCGTCGCCCACCTCCCCGCGGAACGCCGTTACGGCCTGGGCATCGCCGCCTTCGAGCTGGGTTCGGCCTACCTGCGCCACGACCCGCTGGAGCGCCTGGCGGGCCCGTTGCTGCGCAAGCTGGTGGACCGCATCGGGCACACCGCGCACCTGGGCGTGCTGCACGGCAACGAGTCCCTGTACCTGATCAAGGAACGCCCGGCCCGCCCGGAAACCCTGGTCACCGACGTCGGCGTGCGGCTGCCGGCGCATCTGACGGCGTCGGGCCGCGCGATGCTGCGCCATCTGCCCGCCGCGCACGTCCGCGCGCTGTTCCCGTCCTCGGCTTCGTTCGTCCGCCGCACCACCCGCGGCCCGGATTCGCTGGCCGCCCTGCGCCGCACCCTGGCCGCCGAACGCCGCCTCGGCTGGTCCCTCGAAGACGGCCACGTCACGGCCGGCTTCGCCTCAGTCGCAGCCCCCGTCTTCGACCACGGCGCCCGTCCCATGGCGGCGATCAGCGTGACCCTGCGCCACCTCTGCCCCGACGACACCCCCTGCCGCGAAACCTTCCCCACCTTGGCCACCGAAGTCGCCACCACCGCCGCCGACCTGACAACCCGCATCGGCGGCACTCCGGCCTGA
- the hutH gene encoding histidine ammonia-lyase, whose protein sequence is MPEQVLLGPQPMTAADVVDVVRGHATVGLTDAAGKNLAATRQHIENLAHATTPTYGVSTGFGALATRHIPLESRTALQRSLIRSHAAGAGPAVEPEVVRALMLLRLRTLASGYTGVRAETAQTLAALLNADITPIVHEYGSLGCSGDLAPLAAVALALMGEGEVVHEGRAKPAAEALAQAGIEPVVLAEKEGLALTNGTDGMLGMLLLAAADLHGLLDVADLTAAMSVEALLGTDRAFAADLQALRPHPGQATSAARMFAALQGSKIVESHRGPDCNRVQDAYSLRCAPQVHGAARDTLTHAELVADCELRSAVDNPVVLADGRVESNGNFHGAPVAYVLDFLAIPVADVASIAERRTDRMLDKARSQGLPPFLANDPGVDSGHMIAQYTQAAVVSELKRLAVPASVDSIPSSAMQEDHVSMGWSAARKLRKAVDGLTTVLAIELLTAARALDFRAPLAPSPVTGRVRDLLRTQVQGPGPDRHLAPEIAAAEELVRSGAVLAAAELEVR, encoded by the coding sequence ATGCCGGAACAAGTACTCCTGGGCCCGCAGCCGATGACCGCGGCGGACGTCGTCGACGTCGTCCGTGGCCATGCGACCGTCGGGCTCACCGACGCGGCCGGGAAGAACCTCGCCGCCACCCGCCAGCACATCGAGAACCTCGCGCACGCCACGACACCCACGTACGGCGTCTCGACGGGCTTCGGCGCGCTCGCGACGCGGCACATCCCGCTCGAGAGCCGCACGGCGCTGCAGCGCAGCCTGATCCGCTCGCACGCCGCGGGCGCCGGGCCGGCGGTGGAGCCCGAGGTGGTCCGCGCGCTCATGCTGCTGCGCCTGCGCACCCTCGCCAGCGGGTACACCGGCGTCCGCGCCGAGACCGCGCAAACGCTTGCGGCCCTGCTCAACGCCGACATCACCCCGATCGTCCACGAGTACGGCTCGCTCGGCTGCTCGGGCGACCTCGCGCCGCTCGCGGCCGTGGCGCTCGCGTTGATGGGCGAGGGCGAGGTCGTGCACGAGGGCCGGGCGAAACCGGCTGCGGAGGCGCTGGCGCAGGCCGGTATCGAGCCGGTTGTGCTCGCCGAAAAGGAGGGCCTCGCGCTCACCAACGGCACCGACGGCATGCTCGGCATGCTGCTGCTCGCCGCCGCCGACCTGCACGGGCTGCTGGACGTCGCGGACCTCACCGCGGCGATGAGCGTGGAGGCGCTGCTCGGCACCGACCGTGCCTTCGCCGCCGACCTGCAAGCCTTGCGCCCCCACCCCGGCCAGGCGACGTCCGCCGCGCGCATGTTCGCGGCGCTGCAGGGCTCGAAGATCGTCGAAAGCCACCGCGGGCCGGACTGCAACCGCGTCCAGGACGCCTACTCGCTGCGGTGCGCGCCACAGGTCCACGGCGCCGCGAGGGACACGCTCACGCACGCGGAACTCGTCGCGGACTGCGAGCTGCGGTCCGCTGTGGACAATCCGGTCGTGCTGGCCGACGGCCGGGTCGAGTCCAACGGCAACTTCCACGGCGCGCCCGTGGCGTACGTGCTGGACTTCCTGGCCATCCCGGTCGCCGACGTCGCCAGCATCGCCGAGCGCCGCACCGACCGGATGCTCGACAAGGCCCGTTCGCAGGGCCTGCCGCCGTTCCTGGCGAACGACCCCGGCGTCGACTCCGGCCACATGATCGCGCAGTACACGCAGGCCGCCGTGGTCAGCGAGCTCAAGCGGCTCGCGGTGCCGGCCTCGGTCGACTCGATCCCGAGCAGCGCCATGCAGGAGGACCACGTGTCCATGGGCTGGTCGGCGGCGCGCAAGCTGCGCAAGGCCGTCGACGGGCTCACCACCGTGCTGGCGATCGAGCTGCTCACGGCCGCCCGCGCGCTGGACTTCCGGGCGCCGCTGGCGCCCTCGCCGGTCACCGGCCGGGTCCGCGACCTGCTCCGCACCCAGGTCCAGGGCCCCGGCCCCGACCGCCACCTGGCGCCCGAGATCGCGGCCGCCGAAGAACTCGTGCGGTCGGGTGCCGTCCTGGCCGCCGCCGAACTGGAGGTCCGATGA